From Falco naumanni isolate bFalNau1 chromosome 4, bFalNau1.pat, whole genome shotgun sequence:
GTAGCAATGGTTCTGTGTATACAAAGCTGTGTACACAAGTCTCTTAAGTAAACTACACATCCCTTACGGCTTTCTTCTCAAATGGTCTCAATAGCAGAGGGCAAAGTGGGGGAACcgtgggggctgctgctgctcagcaggcgtgtgccagccctgtgcagcGAGGTAACAAACCaggctgcaaaacagcaaaacgGAAAAGACAGACCCTAACCTACTCATGCAAGCAAGCAACAAGGAGCTAATGAAGAAGGCTGTAAGCAAACAGTGCCTAGACTTCACTTGTCCCTtgactgctgcagcagcaccgcACGGTGCCTCCGTGGTGCAGCTCAGCCCAACGCCCGGCGGCGCAGCGCCCGCCGCTTCCCAGCGAACGCACAGCCACTCGCAAAACCAGCCCACCCGCCGGAGAGCGGGTGGCCAGCGTCCACCCGCGGGCCCAGCGGAGACCGGCGCGGCCAGACCGTGGCGTGCCGGCCTTcccgggcaggggcaggcccggcggggggggagcACCgaggggcgcgggggcggcggcgatggcggggccggggcggcggcggggccggggcggcggcgggcgggcgcacggggaagcggcggcggcggcaggcggAAGCGGCGGCGGGCGATGGCTGGGGCGCTGCTGCGCGGCGGTGTGCGCCGCTTCCCCTGGCTCTGCAACGTGCTGCTCTACGGCGGGCTCTTCGCGGCGGGCGACGCGGCCCAGCAGctgtggcggcggcgggggcagccgcCCGACTGGGCGCAGACGCGGCGCGTAGCGCTGGTGGCCCTCGCCTTCCACGGCAACTTCAGCTACGTCTGGCTGCGGGCGCTGGAGCGGGCGCTGCCcgggcgccgcccgcccgcagTCCTCGGCAAGGTGCTCTGCGACCAGCTGCTCGGCGCCCCCGTCGCCGTCCTCGCCTTCTACACAGGTGAGTGCCGCCGGC
This genomic window contains:
- the MPV17L gene encoding mpv17-like protein, translating into MAGALLRGGVRRFPWLCNVLLYGGLFAAGDAAQQLWRRRGQPPDWAQTRRVALVALAFHGNFSYVWLRALERALPGRRPPAVLGKVLCDQLLGAPVAVLAFYTGMSILQRKEDIFSDCKKKFWNTYKTGLMYWPFVQLSNFILVPVYLRTAYTGLCGFVWATFICFSQQSGDGTAKSAFMCLQREKVNADEESSEE